The DNA region ATAAATTAAAACCACCTAAACAATACTGCAAGTTCGTTACAAAATACTACTAATACTTTGCTTATACCACACTAACCATCAACAACATAACAAAATTATGCGGGAACTTGATAACATTTTCATCAACAACTACTACTAATGCGACAACCTTTTTGATCAGACATAACTTCAAAACATCTTCCATAGTCTTCAGAAAACAACAATTAACTACTCTTCAATGATTTAAAATATACACAAAAAGACGATCTGGAGGATCACGAATCGTAAAATCCAGCTTGTCTCCTCTACAAAGCCTCTTCTTTTTCGCGTACCAACCTTTACCAATGACTTTCTCCACCTTCACCGCCTTTTTGTTCCTTTTTTCACAATACATTTTCCCGTAATACCTATCTCTAGTATCTGCATCAATCATCTCAATGGATTTCTGGTTCCACCAGAGATACTTCTTTATCACATACATATTTACTGATCTGAAAAATACAACCATGTGGCTTCATTCAACTATAGAGAATACACCAACACACCAGAACATTTTTCTTAACTTTTTATCCAAAACTCACAACCCTCTCCCATGAATACTCGTCTTTTTTTAGTCCTTATTGTCATTCTCTTCTGACGGACTTGTGATTATCTAAGTTTGAATCATCTAACGCATATATCACCCTTTCACGAATCCTTTTCATTTCTTCAATATCCCCTTCAGATATGTATTCAGAACTGCAATATCATCAGTAAACTACTTTATTTTGCATCTGATACTTAAAATAACTACAATAACAACTTTAACATGCACCTGAACATCGTACCTGCTATTTTCACTTGAGATGGACATTTCCACTTCAACTGGTTTCTGATTCGTGATATTTTTTCGTAAAATCTTAAACACCTTCTTTTGTGAAGCCATGTCTTCTTTTTCTTTCGCTTTAACACGCAATGCATCCAACAGATGCTCTGTAACAACACACAACATTCAAAAAAATTACCCTAAACACATTACAACTATCTAACTCTACATGCAACACATTAACCAAACCATCTACGGCATAAATAAGCCGTTAGAACTCATGTTACAACACAATTAAAACAAATATCATACCTAATTTTATCTGATGCATGTTTTGGTGAAGACATTTTCGATTTTGGAAGCATATGATGACAAAACGGCGCAAGGACAATGAAAGGTTTTGGTTGTAGATGAATACAATGCGCTTTTGGAAATTACAAACCGCACTAAAAGGAAACGTTTTATGTACTTTTTAATGACGACTAACATCTCATAGTGCCATATAAGACACTCTTACCAGACCCATATTTTTTACAACACTACATAGCCTAATTTTGTTGTTCTCTTTTGTCCCATTTGGATCCAAACATTCATTGCTTCTCAACTTCATttcattattttaattaatcatagattttttaaattttttccaACTTTCCTTTTAATATTCTCTTTTTACctttattataattttttttaatgcGGAACAATTTATATTATTCACCATGTATAAGACACTTTTTCTATTTTTATCATTCTTAacttttattaatattttttgtatttttttcttcATAACATTTTTATCCCAATTTTAAAAATAGGGTCTTGCTAACTTGtgcccttggggcacaagttaaGGTTACTACTATTAAAAAGTTTGTGtgaaataaaacaaaattttaaattccaAGAAATCAAATGCACACGCTCCAAGAAAATATTTCTATAAGTGTATCATTAACTTGTGCCCTTGGAGCACATGTTAGCATTAGCCTTAAAAATATTTAGTGAGTACACCCTAGGTATCCCACTAGTTAAAAGAGAAGATTTGTAACCCCCTAAACGGTTGCAACTACCAAAATTCAATTGTGAAATATGTGTTCTATGTTTGTCACTTCCACGTACAACATCTTACAATTACTTTATTTGTGTCTTTGTTAATTCAATTCCTTACTTGGTCAGTATCATTCCACGCTTCATGTTCTTTTCTCTATCATATGATTCTCTATTGCAATTGCCACCACCAACCCACAACACTTCCATGGCTTCACGCTCCCCTCGGCTTCTATCACTAGCCAGAAGGGCCTTTTCTTCATCATCTTCTCAAGCGAACGGGGTTTCCTTAGTTCAAGGAGCTTCCAGAGGAATCGGCCTTGAATTCGTAAGATTTTTTCTCCCTCAAAAAAATCAATGTTTTCTTCCATTCTTGGCACTTGTCACATTGTCAAAAATGTTTACTTTTCTTCATGGGGTGTGTTTATTTGGCATTGTATAGGTGAAACAATTGTTAGAGAACAATGATAAAGGACATGTTGTTGCTACTTGCCGTAATCCTAATTCATCAACTGGGCTTCTTCAATTGAAGGATAGATTTGATGATCGTCTTCAAATTTTGCCTTTGGATTTGACTGTTGAAAGTTCTATTGAGGTTGTGCATTTTGTTATTTTGCCTTTGGATTTGACAATACATTTGTTAAATATGACTCAGATTGTTGAGATAATTATGGATTATTGAGATGATTATAGATTAATGAGAATATAGTTCATATTGTTGAAATGATTATGGCCCATAATACTGGAATCTATATACAATTCACAAGACATGACATAAACAAAGGGAACTATAGCTACTCTGTATCCGCGTTACTGTTCTAACAATATTTACTAAATGCATATCAGAAAACAACATATGTTTGTTCAAATTCGACTCTAGCTGCTATTTGATAACAAAAACTGACTCTGATTAAGTTAACCCACTTGTCCATTCTAAAATGGGAACTTTTGTCAAGGGAGAGTTAACAAATGCAGTGGCCTTTTCTATCAAGACTGATGTTAGGTTATGGCATTGTTGCTCCATTTACAATTTACAGACAACATGATTAGCTATAGGATGGTGTACTCATGTCTAAGCATTAAGACATTCACCGATAGATTTGAAGAAATCGAAAAACTTATTCATTTGTTAAGCTTTGTATATTTCATAATATTTCAGGCATCTGCATTGTCGATAAAAGAGACTTACGGGCATATAAACCTTCTCATTAATGCATCTGGGATTCTTTCAATACCTCGAGTATTGCAACCAGGTAAATATGCGGTAGATGATTATTACCATGTTTTATGTTTCTGACAAATATGTGGTAGatgattatttttgttttcaataCAATATAGAAACCACATTGAGCAAATTGGAGAAGTCATCTTTAATGCTTGCGTATGAGGTTAATGCCGTCGGTCCTATCTTGGTTATCAAGGTAACATCAATCTAAATTTTGTAAcatttttttctttgtttatcTCTTTATCATAATTTTAGAAGTGAGTGAGTATGCGCTCTTTATATGAATGTGTTTTCAATAATTTGAGCCAGCATTTGATTCTGTGAAATTCTAAACCAGCACA from Lathyrus oleraceus cultivar Zhongwan6 chromosome 1, CAAS_Psat_ZW6_1.0, whole genome shotgun sequence includes:
- the LOC127074717 gene encoding uncharacterized protein LOC127074717, whose translation is MFFSLSYDSLLQLPPPTHNTSMASRSPRLLSLARRAFSSSSSQANGVSLVQGASRGIGLEFVKQLLENNDKGHVVATCRNPNSSTGLLQLKDRFDDRLQILPLDLTVESSIEASALSIKETYGHINLLINASGILSIPRVLQPETTLSKLEKSSLMLAYEVNAVGPILVIKHMWPLLKAGGGIGTERNGAVVASLSARVASIGDNRIGGWHSYRSSKTALNQLSKNVSLEFARKKDPIICILLHPGTVDTDLSKPFQKNVPKEKLFSKEFSVQKLLHIINNVKSQDNGKFFAWDGQEIPW